From a single Silene latifolia isolate original U9 population chromosome 6, ASM4854445v1, whole genome shotgun sequence genomic region:
- the LOC141586901 gene encoding putative pectinesterase 53: MKLLALLLFFLYECSSIANSNLVVSSTKLRVVENEYLNWVKHIGSRYHRHSWKAQKQETKTKLKPCKKIKVSKDPKKSSKKAHFLTVQDAIDSLPVNNWCRVVISIGRGTYREKVVIPATMSYIKLKGAGADDTVIEWDDTADRSVQGGQPLGTYASATFAVNSPYFIAKNITFKNSAPLPPSGALGKQGVALRISADKAAFIGCKFIGSQDTLYDHFGRHYFKDSYIEGSVDFVFGNGLSLYDGCHLHAVANTYGALTAQKRGSFLEETGFSFVGCKITGSGALYLGRAWGSFSRVVFAYTYMDKIIAPGGWYDWGDKSRDMTVFYGQYKCSGPGADYGKRVSWSRELTKEEAQPFISLDFIDGNNWLKHKKFD, from the exons ATGAAACTACTAGCTCTACTTCTGTTTTTTCTCTATGAATGTTCTTCGATAGCTAATTCCAACCTGGTTGTATCCAGCACCAAATTGAGAGTAGTCGAAAACGAGTACCTCAACTGGGTTAAGCACATTGGGTCAAGGTATCACAGGCATTCCTGGAAAGCTCAAAAACAAGAAACAAAGACCAAGTTAAAGCcttgtaaaaaaatcaaagtgagcAAAGACCCTAAGAAATCATCTAAAAAAGCTCATTTTTTAACTGTTCAAGACGCTATCGATTCACTACCCGTAAACAACTGGTGCCGAGTGGTCATCTCCATTGGTCGCGGCACATACAG GGAGAAAGTGGTTATACCTGCAACAATGTCTTACATTAAACTAAAAGGAGCAGGAGCAGATGATACTGTAATCGAGTGGGACGACACAGCGGACAGGTCAGTGCAAGGTGGTCAGCCATTAGGGACTTATGCCTCTGCCACTTTTGCTGTCAATTCTCCCTACTTCATTGCCAAGAATATCACTTTCAAG AATTCAGCACCATTGCCACCATCAGGAGCACTAGGAAAGCAAGGAGTGGCCCTTAGAATATCAGCAGACAAAGCAGCATTCATCGGCTGCAAATTCATAGGGTCACAAGACACTCTCTATGACCACTTTGGGAGGCATTACTTCAAGGACTCATATATTGAAGGCTCAGTCGATTTTGTGTTTGGTAACGGCCTCTCTCTATATGACGGCTGCCATTTACATGCTGTCGCCAACACCTATGGCGCCCTCACTGCCCAGAAGAGGGGTAGTTTCCTGGAAGAGACCGGGTTTTCGTTCGTTGGTTGCAAGATTACCGGGTCAGGTGCGCTTTACCTTGGCCGGGCTTGGGGTTCCTTCTCAAGGGTTGTGTTTGCTTATACTTATATGGACAAGATAATAGCTCCTGGAGGCTGGTATGACTGGGGTGACAAGAGCAGAGATAT GACTGTATTTTACGGGCAGTACAAGTGCTCAGGACCAGGAGCTGACTATGGAAAGAGGGTATCCTGGTCGAGGGAGCTAACAAAGGAAGAAGCTCAGCCATTCATATCCCTCGATTTTATCGACGGTAATAATTGGCTCAAGCATAAGAAATTTGATTAG